A stretch of the Patescibacteria group bacterium genome encodes the following:
- a CDS encoding dihydrofolate reductase, which produces MRKIIVLTFLSLDGVMQAPGGPDEDTSGGFKYGGWTVPYWDDFSGEVMSQQMNGSYDLLLGRKTYDIFANYWPKQGPDTLGAPFNKATKYVLSASKPKLEWENSVLVAGDVVAKLKKLKQSNGPVLQVHGSGNMIQTLLKHDLVDEFWLKVFPITLGEGKRLFAEGTMPAAFKLTDSKISPKGVIFANYKRAGKVETGSF; this is translated from the coding sequence ATGAGAAAGATTATTGTACTCACCTTTCTTAGCCTCGACGGGGTTATGCAGGCACCGGGCGGGCCAGACGAAGATACCAGTGGCGGCTTTAAGTATGGTGGCTGGACTGTTCCATACTGGGACGATTTTTCTGGTGAGGTTATGAGCCAGCAAATGAATGGATCGTATGATCTACTGCTTGGCCGGAAGACCTACGATATTTTTGCCAATTATTGGCCGAAGCAGGGTCCGGACACGCTGGGTGCGCCCTTTAATAAGGCGACCAAGTACGTACTATCAGCTTCTAAGCCCAAACTGGAATGGGAAAACTCGGTGCTGGTTGCTGGCGATGTGGTTGCTAAGCTTAAGAAGCTGAAGCAGAGCAATGGACCGGTACTGCAGGTTCACGGTAGCGGGAACATGATTCAGACGTTATTGAAACACGACCTGGTAGATGAGTTCTGGCTCAAGGTCTTCCCCATTACCCTTGGTGAAGGCAAGCGTTTATTTGCCGAGGGCACCATGCCGGCGGCGTTTAAGCTGACCGATTCCAAGATCTCGCCCAAAGGTGTAATTTTTGCCAATTA
- a CDS encoding DUF1801 domain-containing protein, with product MKDKVEKYFAALNEQTAKDSAVLADMMQRISGHEPKLWNAGTLGFDTYHYKYDSGREGDGLVIGFYPRKNKITVYLMDGTARYSELLAKLGKHASTGYCLYIKQLSDVELPILEQILQQSYDHIKLLSKNGPISKILWKE from the coding sequence TTGAAGGATAAAGTCGAAAAGTACTTCGCGGCGCTTAATGAGCAGACCGCCAAAGATTCCGCGGTTCTAGCTGATATGATGCAACGGATAAGTGGACATGAGCCTAAGCTATGGAATGCCGGCACGCTCGGGTTTGATACCTATCATTACAAGTACGACAGCGGGCGCGAAGGTGACGGCTTGGTCATTGGCTTCTACCCCAGAAAAAATAAGATTACAGTTTACCTTATGGACGGAACTGCTCGCTACTCCGAATTACTGGCTAAGCTCGGTAAGCATGCCTCTACTGGGTACTGTTTGTACATTAAGCAGCTGAGCGATGTAGAGCTGCCAATCTTAGAGCAGATTTTGCAGCAGTCGTATGACCATATTAAGTTACTGTCTAAAAACGGGCCTATCAGCAAGATATTATGGAAGGAGTAA
- a CDS encoding DUF1428 domain-containing protein — protein MAKYVDGFVLVVPKGKETEYEKMAEDGRDAWMKHGALQYFECRGDDLKQQVVGDEKSRAFADMADAGDDENVWFSFIVFNSKEHRDEVNKKAMEEMSEKYKEQNDFSMPVDMKKMAYGGFEVAVEG, from the coding sequence ATGGCTAAATATGTTGATGGTTTTGTACTGGTAGTGCCTAAGGGCAAAGAAACAGAGTATGAGAAAATGGCCGAGGATGGGCGTGACGCTTGGATGAAGCATGGTGCGCTTCAGTATTTTGAGTGTCGCGGTGATGACCTCAAGCAGCAAGTGGTGGGTGACGAAAAATCACGCGCTTTTGCCGACATGGCCGACGCCGGTGATGATGAAAATGTATGGTTCTCTTTTATTGTTTTCAACTCCAAGGAGCACCGCGACGAAGTAAACAAAAAGGCAATGGAAGAAATGAGCGAAAAATATAAAGAACAAAACGATTTTTCCATGCCGGTTGATATGAAGAAAATGGCATATGGAGGGTTTGAGGTAGCAGTTGAAGGATAA
- a CDS encoding restriction endonuclease, producing the protein MGYYEDVRAELQQTISEWHEVREQAQEYLEHIRDQKKDLEQIIKERQIGFPTLASAFEYYQQLQDQNLVDFLKYKHVPAVRASEVVANMARERRRAISDKKILEYLVAYYESVAPFLIDLKEEVDNISEEDRRILADYSEEELEDKVTNYVSKKEYRKLSTTERNQLALDRYWSRPKSKWQIGKMYERYVGYTYESKGYEVEYVGIFKGLEDLGRDIIASKENEIVVVQCKNWSKFKVIYEKHIFQFFGTVFQYRDANKGRSVKAVFATSTTLSDLAKRFAKELKIELKENFKMNKNYPCIKCNISNKRDKIYHLPFDQQYDKAKITPKRGEFYAKTVKEAEDAGFRRAYRWRGPAQA; encoded by the coding sequence ATGGGGTACTACGAAGATGTACGGGCAGAATTGCAGCAGACAATAAGTGAATGGCATGAAGTTCGCGAACAAGCACAAGAATACTTAGAGCATATCCGAGACCAAAAGAAAGACTTAGAGCAAATTATAAAGGAGAGGCAGATTGGTTTTCCTACTTTAGCAAGTGCATTTGAGTATTACCAGCAACTTCAAGATCAAAATTTGGTTGACTTCTTAAAATACAAGCACGTACCCGCAGTTCGGGCAAGCGAGGTAGTCGCAAATATGGCGCGGGAAAGGAGAAGGGCAATCTCAGACAAAAAGATTCTTGAGTACCTTGTTGCGTACTATGAAAGTGTTGCCCCTTTTCTTATCGACCTCAAGGAAGAGGTTGACAATATATCCGAAGAAGATAGGAGGATTCTTGCGGACTACAGCGAGGAGGAGCTGGAAGATAAGGTTACTAATTATGTTTCAAAAAAGGAGTACAGAAAACTAAGCACCACGGAGAGGAATCAATTGGCTCTTGATAGATATTGGAGCAGGCCAAAAAGCAAATGGCAAATCGGGAAGATGTATGAAAGATACGTAGGCTATACTTACGAATCTAAAGGATATGAGGTTGAATATGTCGGCATATTCAAGGGGCTGGAAGATTTGGGCAGGGATATTATTGCAAGCAAGGAAAATGAAATAGTAGTCGTACAATGCAAGAATTGGTCAAAATTCAAAGTCATTTATGAAAAGCATATATTTCAGTTTTTTGGCACAGTTTTCCAGTATCGAGATGCAAATAAGGGCAGGTCCGTTAAAGCTGTTTTCGCAACATCGACAACACTATCGGATTTAGCAAAAAGATTTGCAAAAGAGCTAAAAATTGAATTAAAAGAAAACTTTAAAATGAACAAGAACTACCCCTGCATCAAGTGCAATATATCTAATAAGCGAGACAAGATATACCACTTGCCGTTTGACCAACAATATGACAAGGCAAAAATCACCCCAAAACGAGGTGAATTCTATGCCAAGACGGTTAAGGAGGCTGAGGATGCTGGATTTAGACGAGCTTATCGATGGAGAGGACCAGCACAAGCATAA